A stretch of Thermoplasmatales archaeon DNA encodes these proteins:
- a CDS encoding FAD-dependent oxidoreductase — MNFIVIGGGAAGMAAASKAKRVDPLIDVTVIEAGPFVSYAECGMPYYLGGMFEDYSKLLHYPLTEFTEKRKIKVVINESVTEIDRSRQQVKTTGGNALSYDYLLISTGASAVKPKGISSKEIRTLRSLSDGITLKQEIEKSKKITIIGDGVLGMELASTLAESGKEITMIAHHEKLFKRLDQQVGQELLKEFEANVKVEKNSELKSVTRNSEGLKVETTVGQHSADLVLSATGIQPNSQLALDAGLSLGKNGAIKVDNGMFTSDSKILAAGDCATTLNKVTNSEDWMPLAQISNKMGRVAGSNVGGERMTFKGGIGTTLVKIFDYEVGFTGIDSSTSIKYGFAPKDIFVKAGSKAAYYEGNLNAYVKITYDSHSGRLLGAQVVSKSNGAWRLNTLAEAIYAGITMEDLFYSDLGYSPPFGPVWDPIIIAASLGMKTSN; from the coding sequence ATGAATTTTATTGTAATTGGTGGCGGGGCTGCGGGAATGGCCGCTGCTTCAAAAGCAAAACGTGTGGATCCTCTCATTGATGTTACCGTGATTGAAGCAGGGCCTTTTGTATCGTATGCAGAATGTGGAATGCCCTATTACCTTGGCGGGATGTTTGAAGATTATTCCAAGCTTTTGCATTACCCTCTAACTGAATTTACGGAGAAGAGAAAGATTAAAGTTGTTATCAATGAAAGTGTGACAGAGATCGATAGATCAAGGCAACAAGTCAAAACAACCGGTGGTAATGCCCTTTCCTATGATTACCTGTTAATTTCGACTGGTGCCTCAGCAGTGAAACCAAAGGGAATAAGTAGTAAAGAAATACGGACCCTTCGGTCGCTATCCGATGGCATTACATTAAAGCAAGAGATTGAGAAGTCAAAAAAGATTACTATTATTGGCGATGGGGTTCTCGGAATGGAACTGGCCTCTACTCTTGCAGAATCCGGGAAAGAAATTACAATGATCGCCCATCACGAAAAACTTTTCAAAAGATTAGATCAGCAGGTTGGGCAGGAACTTCTGAAAGAGTTCGAAGCAAATGTTAAAGTGGAAAAAAACTCGGAACTTAAATCAGTGACTAGGAACAGTGAGGGATTAAAAGTCGAGACAACTGTAGGGCAACATTCCGCCGATTTGGTTCTGTCTGCAACAGGTATCCAACCAAACTCACAACTCGCCTTGGATGCTGGTCTTTCTTTGGGCAAAAACGGGGCCATAAAGGTGGATAATGGAATGTTTACCAGTGACAGTAAAATCCTCGCCGCAGGGGATTGTGCCACAACATTAAACAAGGTTACGAATTCTGAAGATTGGATGCCGTTGGCGCAGATCAGCAACAAGATGGGCAGGGTTGCCGGATCTAATGTGGGTGGTGAACGGATGACCTTCAAAGGAGGCATAGGCACAACTCTGGTAAAAATCTTTGACTACGAGGTTGGCTTCACGGGAATTGATTCCTCGACTTCGATCAAATACGGCTTTGCGCCAAAAGATATCTTCGTCAAGGCAGGTAGTAAAGCGGCATATTATGAAGGTAATTTAAATGCTTACGTTAAAATAACCTACGATTCACATTCCGGTAGACTCCTTGGTGCACAGGTAGTTTCCAAAAGCAATGGGGCATGGCGACTCAACACGTTAGCAGAAGCCATATACGCGGGGATCACTATGGAAGATCTGTTCTATTCGGATCTCGGTTATTCTCCGCCGTTTGGTCCTGTGTGGGATCCGATAATAATCGCAGCTAGTCTGGGCATGAAAACAAGCAATTAA
- a CDS encoding GtrA family protein — MAKLRENIILFIEKNLVRMLKYSLSGFVGFASLEFLTFLGISLLGYAHIILIDIIAFTLAVAIEFIFQEYWTTHKMGEHHGRIYGLIIRLLKFEILNVIGNAVAIATQFSLFKYFGLYPLIGNFIGSAVAFPFNYYIQMRLIWKIRMLS; from the coding sequence ATGGCAAAACTAAGAGAGAACATTATTTTGTTCATAGAAAAGAACTTGGTAAGAATGCTAAAATATTCTCTCTCGGGTTTTGTGGGTTTTGCCTCACTCGAGTTCCTTACGTTCCTTGGAATCTCATTGCTAGGCTATGCACACATAATTCTGATTGACATTATTGCATTTACGCTTGCAGTTGCAATTGAATTTATATTTCAGGAATACTGGACAACACACAAGATGGGGGAGCATCACGGCCGCATTTATGGCCTTATTATTAGACTCCTGAAATTTGAAATTCTGAATGTGATTGGAAATGCTGTCGCAATCGCAACCCAGTTTTCCCTCTTTAAGTACTTTGGTCTATATCCATTGATAGGTAATTTCATAGGATCAGCTGTAGCATTTCCTTTCAATTACTACATTCAGATGAGGTTGATATGGAAGATCAGAATGTTATCGTAG